From a region of the Panicum virgatum strain AP13 chromosome 2K, P.virgatum_v5, whole genome shotgun sequence genome:
- the LOC120694548 gene encoding SKP1-like protein 1, with protein MAVGKRETGAAEVVEKGGSAAMAAGKGESGSTVLEKGEKGSVVAEKGSVVEKGEMGPTVAEKGKGVAEEAGKEAADGDMITLESADGKAFEVSKEAAARLSKLLAQKMIDGGCGGGCIKLEKIGSETLEKVVDYCNKHADPVPSAASSSSFLAAPSKELEDWDRKLVDCLSQEALFNLTAASDSLIMDGLLDVTCRQIADMMKGKTIAEIRKMFNIKNDFTEEQEEEIRREHAWAFGDA; from the coding sequence ATGGCGGTGGGGAAGAGAGAGACGGGagcggcggaggtggtggagAAGGGAGGGTCGGCAGCGATGGCGGCGGGGAAGGGAGAGAGCGGATCTACGGTGCTGGAGAAGGGAGAGAAGGGATCGGTGGTGGCGGAGAAGGGATCGGTGGTGGAGAAGGGAGAGATGGGTCCGACGGTGGCGGAGAAGGGGAAGGGagtggcggaggaggcggggaaGGAGGCGGCCGACGGGGATATGATCACCCTGGAGAGCGCGGATGGGAAGGCGTTCGAGGTTtcgaaggaggcggcggcgcggctgtcGAAGCTCCTCGCCCAGAAGATGATCGACGGCGGCTGCGGTGGCGGCTGCATCAAGCTCGAGAAGATCGGCTCCGAGACCCTCGAGAAGGTGGTGGACTACTGCAACAAGCACGCCGACCCCGTCCCCAGCGCCGCGTCCAGCAGCAGCTTCCTCGCCGCGCCATCCAAGGAGCTGGAGGATTGGGACCGCAAGCTCGTCGACTGCCTCAGCCAGGAAGCCCTCTTCAACCTCACCGCGGCCTCCGACTCCCTCATCATGGACGGGCTCCTCGACGTCACCTGCCGCCAGATCGCCGACATGATGAAGGGCAAGACCATCGCTGAGATCCGCAAGATGTTCAACATCAAGAATGACTTCacagaggagcaggaggaggagattCGCCGGGAGCACGCCTGGGCCTTCGGCGACGCCTAG
- the LOC120696232 gene encoding SKP1-like protein 1, whose product MAGEGEKRGAMEAEKGEVEKRGDVAAALEEGKGVAEAKEVAGGKMVILWSSLPEKKRYDVPEAAARLSVILGHMLDGCANGDDVVLPVASRTLDTVFEYCSKHAEATKSDSDPNPSAEASVGGVNTAASENLEDWDRNLVDRLSTDDLYDVIHAANFLEIKGLLDVVYQRAADMIKGKTHDEIRATFSIANDFTQEEEDELREQYAWIFDRE is encoded by the coding sequence ATGGCgggggagggagagaagagGGGAGCGATGGAGGCAGAGAAGGGAGAGGTGGAGAAGAGAGGGGATGTTGCGGCGGCGTTGGAGGAGGGGAAGGGAGTGGCGGAAGcgaaggaggtggccggcggtaAGATGGTCATCCTGTGGAGCTCGCTGCCGGAGAAGAAGCGGTACGATgtcccggaggcggcggcgcggctgtcGGTGATCCTCGGACATATGCTCGACGGGTGCGCCAATGGCGACGACGTCGTTCTCCCTGTCGCCTCCAGGACCCTGGACACAGTGTTCGAGTACTGCAGCAAGCACGCCGAGGCTACCAAGTCCGACTCCGACCCCAACCCCAGCGCCGAGGCCAGTGTCGGCGGCGTCAACACGGCGGCGTCCGAGAACCTGGAGGATTGGGACCGCAACCTCGTCGACCGCCTCAGCACGGACGACCTCTACGACGTCATCCACGCCGCCAACTTCCTCGAGATCAAGGGGCTCCTCGACGTCGTCTACCAGAGGGCCGCCGACATGATCAAGGGCAAGACCCACGACGAGATCCGCGCCACCTTCAGCATCGCCAACGACTTCacccaggaggaggaggacgagttgCGCGAGCAGTACGCCTGGATCTTCGACCGCGAGTAG
- the LOC120694549 gene encoding non-specific lipid transfer protein-like 1, protein MARLGLGMPCLLAAAAAVAVLALAPGAASQAPAPAPAPASSADCSSAFTSLIGCLSYVQQGSAQAKPGKECCAGVKSALKSPAAVTCLCAALGQNNGVPINFTRAATLPAACGENPAALSNCNIKLPGAPTEGPSSGSAPAANSPGTSKSAAARSPVSAFAIVAAVATPLLSYYFL, encoded by the exons ATggcgcgcctcggcctcggcatgccgtgcctgctcgccgccgccgccgcggtggccgtcctcgcgctcgcgcccggcgcggcgtcgcaggcgccggcgccggcaccggctCCGGCCTCGTCGGCGGACTGCTCGTCGGCGTTTACCAGCCTCATCGGGTGCCTCTCGTACGTGCAGCAGGGGAGCGCGCAGGCCAAGCCGGGCAAGGAGTGCTGCGCCGGCGTCAAGAGCGCACTCAAGAGCCCGGCCGCCGTCAcctgcctctgcgccgccctCGGCCAGAACAACGGCGTCCCGATCAACTTCACCCGCGCCGCCACGCTCCCGGCGGCCTGCGGCGAGAACCCGGCCGCCCTCAGCAACTGCAACA TCAAATTGCCCGGTGCTCCTACTGAAG GTCCCTCTTCTGGATCGGCACCGGCTGCTAACAGCCCAGGCACGTCGAAGTCAGCGGCAGCTCGGTCACCGGTCTCGGCGTTCGCCATAGTAGCCGCTGTCGCCACGCCTCTGCTCTCCTACTACTTCCTCTGA
- the LOC120694550 gene encoding heavy metal-associated isoprenylated plant protein 23-like produces MGGTLEYLLGLLGGSGGHGHEKTKKRKQLQTVELKVRMDCEGCELKVKNALSSMKGVESVEVNRKQQKVTVVGYVEAGKVLKKAQSTGKKAEIWPYVPYSLVSQPYVAGTYDKRAPPGYVRSADPGYMPSVAVHHHHQQQLGRPHDHLTDMFNDENPNSCSVM; encoded by the exons ATGGGAGGCACCTTGGAGTACCTGTTGGGACTGCTGGGAGGGAGTGGAGGACATGGCCAcgagaagacgaagaagaggaagcagctGCAGACTGTGGAGCTCAAGGTCAGGATGGACTGCGAGGGATGTGAGCTCAAGGTCAAGAACGCCCTCTCCTCCATGAAAG GTGTGGAGTCGGTGGAGGTGAACCGGAAGCAGCAGAAGGTGACGGTGGTCGGGTACGTGGAGGCCGGCAAGGTGCTGAAGAAGGCGCAGTCGACGGGGAAGAAGGCCGAGATCTGGCCCTACGTGCCCTACAGCCTGGTGAGCCAGCCGTACGTCGCCGGCACCTACGACAAGCGCGCCCCGCCGGGCTACGTCCGGAGCGCGGACCCCGGCTACATGCCCAGCGTCGccgtccaccaccaccaccagcagcagctcgGCCGGCCGCACGACCACCTCACCGACATGTTCAACGACGAGAACCCAAACTCCTGCTCGGTCATGTGA
- the LOC120694554 gene encoding 50S ribosomal protein L7/L12-like, whose amino-acid sequence MPLLFSKFAPLIPRLRRLSTAAATAAGEDPKLSRIADELLALSPAELDDYAALLRLKLRLSLTSSAAAGGASPAGSGDAAAGAEEAAAAVKTAFDVKIEKYEAAAKIKVIKEVRAVTDLGLKEAKELVEKAPVVVRTGLPKEEAEALAAKLKAAGAAVALE is encoded by the coding sequence ATGCCACTCTTGTTCTCCAAATTCGCACCGCTGATCCCCCGGCTCCGCcgcctctccacggcggcggcgaccgccgccggcgaggatccTAAGCTGTCGCGGATCGCGGACGAGCTCCTCGCCCTCTCCCCAGCCGAGCTGGACGACTACGCTGCGCTCCTGCGCCTCAAGCTCCGCCTCTCGCTCACCTCCAGCGCGGCCGCCGGAGGCGCCTCTCCGGCCGGGTCcggggacgccgcggcgggAGCGGAGGAGGCAGCCGCGGCCGTGAAGACGGCGTTCGACGTGAAGATCGAGAAGTACGAGGCCGCGGCGAAGATAAAGGTCATCAAGGAGGTGCGCGCGGTGACGGACCTGGGTTTGAAGGAGGCGAAGGAGCTGGTGGAGAAGGCGCCCGTTGTGGTTCGCACGGGGTTGCccaaggaggaggccgaggcgctcGCGGCCAAGCtcaaggccgccggcgccgccgtagcACTCGAGTGA
- the LOC120694552 gene encoding uncharacterized protein LOC120694552 → MMASRRGSGSCALCEGSNLPSCCAACVNARLVEYHTRLRMMRSLRDSLQARIAARHEAKSKADQQRIWRVSKNQDIMELRDRLTELKRKTAIERTKVQQSSSDLKAQTASVNLAFVTLKKKRADAVTMHTNAMKVTQMTLMATTSECLKMQSKYVKQLCRLFPMRRVIKEGERKEDYSGPYDSICGVRLPRGLDPHSVPAEELSASLGYMLHFINIAVRILSAPTLHVSGFKGSCSQIWQRSSYWSTRQSQSKVYPLFIPRKNVCTGGEESSLTESGSANFGVDSMDSVKKLSFDSKRSNSFNFSGASSHSMERHQYLQRGISLLKTSVTAITTYSYNSLGLDVPSNLSTFEAFAKLLHMLSSLKAVRAAFESNIASRSEKQAQQLNKSIWKASSDLSSESSFMDSIHTAIMPSTLDNLLLNSNESFLYTGKLVKYGGVPDSILDGWDLVERQVLPPPPSQAENVAQWERAMYAGTKKK, encoded by the exons ATGATGGCGTCCCGGCGGGGCAGCGGCAGCTGCGCGCTCTGCGAGGGATCCAACCTCCCCTCCTGCTGCGCCGCGTGCGTCAACGCAAG GCTGGTCGAGTACCACACCAGGCTGCGCATGATGAGGAGCCTCCGCGACTCCCTCCAAGCCCGCATCGCCGCGCGCCACGAAGCCAAG AGCAAAGCGGATCAGCAGAGGATCTGGAGAGTGAGCAAAAATCAGGATATCATGGAGTTAAGAGATCGGCTCACTGAGTTGAAGAGAAAAACTGCAATAG AGAGGACCAAAGTCCAGCAGTCATCGAGTGATCTCAAGGCACAAACAGCATCGGTGAATTTGGCTTTTGTCACG CTGAAAAAAAAGCGAGCTGATGCAGTGACAATGCACACCAATGCCATGAAAGTCACACAGATGACTCTC ATGGCAACCACCTCCGAGTGTCTGAAAATGCAATCAAAATATGTAAAACAACTTTGCAGATTGTTTCCAATGCGACGA GTTATTAAAgagggagaaagaaaagaagactaCAGCGGTCCATATGATTCCATATGCGGGGTACGTCTTCCTCGTGGTCTCGATCCACATTCTGTTCCAGCAGAAGAGCTATCAGCTTCTTTGGG GTATATGCTACATTTCATCAATATTGCAGTTCGTATCCTATCTGCGCCCACTCTTCATGTATCAGGCTTTAAG GGTTCATGCTCACAAATTTGGCAGCGGAGTTCCTACTGGAGTACAAGACAGTCCCAGAG CAAAGTTTACCCACTTTTCATACCTAGGAAAAATGTATGCACAGGTGGTGAGGAAAGTTCATTGACTGAAAGTGGTTCTGCTAACTTTGGTGTTGACTCTATGGATTCTGTAAAGAAACTCTCTTTTGATTCGAAGAGAAGCAATAGCTTCAACTTTTCTGGTGCATCCTCCCACTCTATGGAAAGGCATCAGTATTTGCAGAGAGGAATATCACTATTGAAGACAAGTGTTACCGCCATTACTACCTACTCTTATAACTCACTGGGCTTGGATGTACCATCCAATCTTTCTACTTTTGAGGCGTTTGCAAAGTTGCTCCATATGTTATCGTCATTAAAGGCCGTTCGAGCTGCTTTTGAATCGAACATTGCTTCAAG GTCAGAGAAGCAAGCACAGCAGCTAAACAAATCGATTTGGAAGGCAAGCTCGGACTTATCATCGGAGAGCAGTTTTATGGACAGCATTCACACCGCCATCATG CCAAGCACTCTGGACAACCTCCTCCTGAACTCAAATGAGAGCTTCCTGTACACCGGTAAGCTGGTGAAGTACGGTGGCGTGCCAGACAGCATCTTGGATGGCTGGGATCTGGTAGAGCGTCAAGTCCTGCCGCCTCCGCCCTCGCAGGCTGAAAATGTCGCGCAGTGGGAAAGAGCTATGTATGCTGGCACCAAAAAGAAATGA
- the LOC120694553 gene encoding dnaJ-like protein MG002 homolog — MSSLRAISSLLYIYSSSAAAGRGAWQLGFAPALGGSFRIPSSSGPPAFVLDEVARAAGGARRRASTRAASWDSEKSPYETLELGRDADEETIKTAYRKLAKFYHPDVYDGKGTLEEGETAEARFIKIQAAYELLIDNERRKAYDSEHHVNPMKASQAWMEWVMKKRKAFDQRGDMAVAAWAEQQQREMTLRARRLSRSKVDPEEERKLFAKEKKTSMEFYSTTLKRHTLVLRKRDIMRKKAEEDRNKISRLLAAEGLELDTDEDEDKTFLG, encoded by the exons atgagCAGCCTCCGAGccatctcctccctcctctacaTCTATTCCTCATCCGCCGCCGCAGGGCGAGGCGCCTGGCAGCTGGGGTTCGCACCGGCGCTCGGCGGGAGCTTCCGGATCCCGTCGAGTTCGGGGCCGCCCGCGTTCGTGCTCGATGAGGTCGcgagggcggccggcggggcgcggAGGAGGGCATCCACGCGCGCGGCAAGCTGGGATTCGGAGAAGTCGCCGTACGAGACGCTTG AGTTGGGCAGGGATGCAGACGAGGAGACCATAAAGACAGCATACAGAAAATTGGCTAAGTTCTATCACCCTGATG TTTATGATGGCAAGGGAACCCTTGAGGAAGGGGAAACTGCTGAAGCCCGTTTCATCAAAATCCAAGCAGCATATGAGCTGTTGATTGATAATGAAAGGAGAAAGGCATATGATAGTGAGCATCATGTGAATCCAATGAAG GCTTCTCAGGCATGGATGGAGTGGGTAATGAAGAAGCGAAAAGCTTTCGACCAACGTGGTGACATGGCTGTGGCTGCCTGGGCTGAGCAGCAGCAACGCGAAATGACACTACGGGCACGGCGTCTCTCACGCTCAAAG GTTGATCCTGAAGAGGAAAGGAAGCTATTTGCAAAGGAAAAGAAGACATCTATGGAATTCTACAGCACAACTCTGAAGAGACATACCCTTGTCTTGCGGAAGAGGGATATTATGCGCAAGAAGGCGGAGGAAGACAGGAACAAGATCAGTAGACTTCTAGCGGCGGAAGGGCTTGAGCTGGAtacagatgaagatgaagacaaaacctttttagggtaA
- the LOC120694555 gene encoding uncharacterized protein LOC120694555: MAAAAAAAAMAAGRYVLAQFVDVAARAKKSALRPTFLVMLVLYPVVIFFTLGVRISHLEAVSLVPSGSGGLTFDGVVFFRTCISFILYSLIHACLLAYMMVPQSAPGAPRMARAFSWFAPLTFWLCSFLYFYTYADMTRYGTHVSD; encoded by the exons atggcggcggcggcggcggcggcggcgatggctgcGGGAAGATACG TTCTAGCGCAGTTCGTTGACGTGGCGGCAAGG GCCAAGAAGAGTGCTTTGCGCCCAACATTCCTGGTCATGCTTGTGCTGTACCCAGTTGTGATCTTTTTCACGCTTGGGGTTCGCATTTCGCATCTTGAAGCTGTGAGCTTAGTCCCGTCTGGTTCCGGTGGCCTGACCTTCGATGGAGTCGTCTTCTTCCGCACATGCATCTCCTTCATCCTGTACTCTCTGATCCATGCATGCCTCCTAGCCTACATGATGGTGCCTCAGAGTGCTCCTGGTGCGCCCAGGATGGCAAGAGCATTCTCGTGGTTCGCTCCCCTCACCTTCTGGTTGTGCTCATTCTTGTACTTCTACACCTACGCGGACATGACCAG GTACGGCACCCACGTCTCCGATTGA